One Fusobacterium nucleatum genomic window carries:
- a CDS encoding heavy-metal-associated domain-containing protein, protein MKLNLKIDGMACEHCVKSVKEALGEIKGIKVLDVKIGSAEVEAENDSVLNEIREKLDDAGYDLV, encoded by the coding sequence ATGAAATTAAATTTAAAAATTGATGGGATGGCTTGTGAACACTGTGTAAAATCCGTTAAAGAAGCATTAGGAGAAATAAAAGGGATAAAAGTTTTAGATGTAAAAATTGGTTCAGCAGAAGTAGAAGCAGAAAATGATAGTGTATTAAATGAAATAAGAGAAAAACTAGATGATGCAGGTTATGATTTAGTTTAG
- a CDS encoding ABC transporter substrate-binding protein — protein MKKKFFWLALSLMTLFLVACGGEKKEETKDSASANTEINGKIVIYTSMYEDIIDNVSEKLKKEFPNLEVEFFQGGTGTLQSKIIAELQANKLGCDMLMVAEPSYSLELKEKGILHAYLSKNAENLALDYDKEGYWYPVRLLNMVLAYNPDKYKKEDLALTFEDFAKREDLAGKISIPDPLKSGTALAAVSALSDKYGEEYFQNLAKLKVVVESGSVAVTKLETGEAAEIMILEESILKKREEENSTLEVIYPEDGIISIPSTIMTVKEDMSANKNIKAAEALTDWFLSPAGQEAIVEGWMHSVLKDAEKAPYDAKATAEILKSSMPINWEKTYKDREELRKMFEKFITKAN, from the coding sequence ATGAAAAAGAAGTTTTTTTGGCTTGCATTATCTTTAATGACATTGTTTTTAGTTGCTTGTGGAGGAGAAAAGAAAGAAGAAACAAAAGATTCTGCCAGTGCTAATACAGAAATAAATGGAAAGATTGTCATCTATACTTCTATGTATGAAGATATAATAGATAATGTTAGTGAAAAATTAAAAAAAGAATTTCCAAATTTGGAAGTTGAATTTTTTCAAGGTGGAACAGGAACTTTACAATCTAAAATTATAGCTGAATTACAAGCTAATAAATTAGGTTGTGATATGTTAATGGTTGCAGAACCATCTTACTCATTAGAATTAAAGGAAAAAGGAATATTACATGCATATCTTTCTAAAAATGCTGAAAATTTAGCATTAGATTATGATAAAGAAGGATATTGGTATCCAGTTCGTCTATTAAATATGGTTTTAGCATATAATCCTGATAAATACAAAAAAGAAGACTTAGCTCTTACATTTGAAGATTTTGCAAAAAGAGAAGATTTAGCAGGAAAGATTTCAATTCCTGATCCATTAAAATCTGGAACTGCTTTGGCTGCTGTTTCTGCATTAAGTGATAAATATGGAGAAGAATATTTTCAAAATTTAGCTAAATTAAAAGTTGTTGTTGAATCTGGTTCAGTAGCTGTTACTAAATTAGAAACAGGAGAAGCTGCTGAAATTATGATACTTGAAGAATCTATTTTAAAGAAAAGAGAAGAAGAAAATTCTACACTAGAAGTTATATATCCAGAAGATGGAATAATTTCTATACCAAGTACAATAATGACTGTTAAAGAAGATATGTCAGCAAATAAAAATATAAAAGCAGCAGAAGCTTTAACTGATTGGTTCTTATCACCAGCTGGACAAGAAGCAATAGTAGAAGGTTGGATGCACTCTGTTTTAAAAGATGCTGAAAAAGCTCCTTATGATGCAAAAGCTACTGCTGAAATATTAAAATCATCTATGCCTATAAATTGGGAAAAAACATATAAAGACAGAGAAGAATTAAGAAAAATGTTTGAAAAATTTATAACTAAGGCAAATTAA
- a CDS encoding iron ABC transporter permease gives MVGQKKWKIDIKWIVILAIVAFLLIFEVFPLFYLLIKSLFSGGSFSWEAYRRVYTYDLNWIALKNTMITAGFTTILGVAIAFPLAFLVGRTDMYGKKFFRTLFVVTYMVPPYVGAMAWLRLLNPNAGVLNKFLMKIFGLGAAPFNIYTISGIVWVLTCFFYPYAFITISRAMEKMDPSLEEASRVSGASPLKTLFKVTIPMMTPSIIAAGLLVFVASASAYGIPSIIGAPGQIYTVTMRIIDFVHIGSEEGLTDAMTLAVFLMLISNIILYISTFVVGRKQYITMSGKSTRPNIVELGKWRLPITIIISIFSFFVIILPFITVAITSFTVNMGKPLTLSNLSLKAWEKVFSRASIISSTTNSFITAAAAAFFGILISCVMAYLLQRTNVKGKRIPDFLITLGSGTPSVTIALALIISMSGKFGINIYNTLTIMVVAYMIKYMLMGMRTVVSAMSQVHPSLEEAAQISGANWLRMLKDVTLPLIGASIVAGIFLIFMPSFYELTMSTLLYSSNTKTIGYELYIYQTYHSQQVASALATAILLFVILVNYILNKLTKGQFSI, from the coding sequence ATGGTTGGACAAAAAAAGTGGAAGATAGATATAAAATGGATAGTTATTCTAGCAATAGTAGCTTTTCTACTTATATTTGAAGTATTTCCACTATTCTACTTATTAATTAAATCTCTGTTTTCAGGAGGAAGTTTTTCTTGGGAAGCATATAGGAGAGTTTATACCTATGATTTAAACTGGATAGCCTTAAAAAATACTATGATAACTGCTGGTTTTACAACAATTCTTGGAGTTGCCATAGCATTTCCATTGGCATTTTTAGTTGGAAGAACAGATATGTATGGAAAGAAATTTTTTAGAACTTTATTTGTAGTTACCTATATGGTTCCACCATATGTTGGAGCTATGGCTTGGTTAAGACTTTTAAATCCAAATGCTGGTGTTCTAAATAAATTTTTAATGAAAATATTTGGTTTAGGAGCAGCTCCTTTTAATATCTATACAATATCTGGAATTGTCTGGGTATTAACCTGCTTTTTCTATCCTTATGCTTTCATAACAATATCAAGAGCTATGGAAAAAATGGATCCATCTTTGGAAGAAGCTTCAAGAGTTTCAGGAGCTTCTCCTTTAAAAACTTTATTTAAAGTTACTATTCCAATGATGACACCAAGTATAATAGCTGCTGGGCTTTTAGTTTTTGTAGCTTCAGCTTCAGCTTACGGTATTCCGTCTATTATTGGAGCACCAGGGCAAATTTATACAGTAACTATGCGTATAATAGATTTTGTTCATATTGGTTCAGAAGAAGGACTTACAGATGCAATGACTCTTGCTGTATTTTTAATGTTGATATCTAATATAATTTTATATATTTCAACATTTGTTGTCGGAAGAAAACAATATATAACAATGAGTGGTAAATCTACAAGACCAAATATTGTAGAATTAGGAAAATGGAGATTACCTATAACAATAATAATTTCAATTTTCTCGTTTTTTGTAATAATTTTACCATTTATAACAGTTGCTATAACATCATTTACTGTAAATATGGGAAAACCACTTACTTTGTCAAATTTATCATTGAAAGCTTGGGAAAAAGTTTTTTCAAGAGCTTCTATTATAAGTTCAACAACAAACAGTTTTATAACAGCAGCAGCAGCTGCATTCTTTGGAATTTTAATTTCTTGTGTAATGGCATATTTATTACAAAGAACAAATGTAAAAGGAAAAAGAATCCCAGACTTTTTGATAACATTAGGTTCTGGAACACCAAGTGTAACAATAGCTTTGGCACTTATAATATCAATGAGTGGTAAATTTGGAATAAATATTTATAATACTTTAACGATAATGGTAGTTGCATATATGATTAAATATATGTTAATGGGTATGAGAACTGTTGTTTCAGCAATGAGTCAAGTTCACCCTTCACTTGAAGAAGCTGCTCAGATATCTGGTGCAAATTGGCTTCGTATGCTAAAAGATGTAACTTTACCATTAATTGGAGCAAGTATTGTTGCAGGAATTTTCTTAATATTTATGCCATCATTCTATGAATTGACAATGTCAACATTGCTTTATTCATCAAATACCAAGACTATTGGATATGAATTGTATATTTATCAAACATATCATAGTCAACAGGTTGCAAGTGCATTGGCAACAGCTATTTTACTATTTGTTATTTTAGTTAATTATATTTTAAATAAATTGACTAAGGGACAATTTTCAATATAG
- the aspS gene encoding aspartate--tRNA ligase, whose product MIYRTHNLGELRLKNIGEVVTLSGWIDTKRNVSTSLTFIDLRDREGKTQIVFNNELLSEKLLEEVQKLKSESVIKVIGEVKERSNKNLNIPTGEIEVFAKEIEILNACDTLPFQISGIDDNLSENMRLTYRYLDIRRNKMLNNLKMRHRMIMSIRNYMDNAGFLDVDTPVLTKSTPEGARDFLVPSRINPGTFYALPQSPQLFKQLLMIGGVEKYFQIAKCFRDEDLRADRQPEFTQLDIEMSFVEKEDVMNEIEGLAKYVFKNVTGEEANYTFQRMPYAEAMDRFGSDKPDLRFGVELKDLSDIVKNSSFNAFSSTVQNGGLVKAVVAPNANEKFSRKVISEYEEYVKTYFGAKGLAYIKLTADGITSPIAKFLSEDEMKSIIDKTEAKTGDVIFIVADKKKVVHSALGALRLRIGKDLELINKDDFKFLWVVDFPMFDYDEEEQRYKAEHHPFTSIKAEDLDKFLAGQTEDIRTNTYDLVLNGSEIGGGSIRIFNPQIQSMVFDRLGLSQEEAKAKFGFFLDAFKYGAPPHGGLAFGIDRWLMVMLKEESIRDVIPFPKTNKGQCLMTEAPNTVDEKQLEELFIKSTYEK is encoded by the coding sequence ATGATATACAGAACACATAATTTAGGGGAACTAAGATTAAAAAATATTGGGGAAGTTGTAACTCTATCTGGTTGGATAGATACTAAAAGAAATGTAAGTACAAGTCTTACTTTCATTGATTTAAGAGACAGAGAAGGAAAAACTCAAATAGTTTTTAATAATGAGCTTTTATCTGAAAAACTTTTAGAAGAAGTACAAAAATTAAAGTCAGAATCTGTCATCAAAGTAATAGGTGAAGTAAAGGAAAGATCAAATAAAAATCTTAATATTCCAACAGGAGAAATAGAAGTTTTTGCAAAAGAAATTGAAATTTTAAATGCTTGTGACACTTTACCTTTTCAAATTTCTGGTATAGATGATAATTTAAGTGAAAATATGAGATTAACATATAGATATCTTGATATTAGAAGAAACAAGATGTTAAATAACTTAAAAATGCGTCATAGAATGATAATGTCTATTAGAAATTATATGGATAATGCAGGTTTCTTAGATGTAGACACTCCTGTACTTACAAAATCTACTCCTGAAGGAGCAAGAGATTTCTTAGTTCCTAGTAGAATAAACCCAGGAACATTTTATGCTTTACCTCAATCTCCACAACTTTTTAAACAACTTTTAATGATAGGTGGAGTTGAAAAATATTTCCAAATTGCTAAATGTTTTAGAGATGAAGATTTGAGAGCAGATAGACAACCTGAATTTACACAACTTGATATTGAAATGTCTTTTGTAGAAAAAGAAGATGTTATGAATGAAATAGAAGGTTTAGCAAAATATGTGTTTAAAAATGTAACAGGTGAAGAAGCTAATTATACTTTTCAAAGAATGCCTTATGCAGAAGCTATGGATAGATTTGGTTCTGATAAACCAGATTTAAGATTTGGAGTTGAATTAAAAGATTTATCTGATATAGTTAAAAATTCTTCTTTCAATGCTTTTAGTTCTACTGTTCAAAATGGTGGACTTGTTAAAGCAGTTGTTGCACCTAATGCAAATGAAAAATTCTCAAGAAAAGTTATTTCTGAGTATGAAGAATATGTAAAGACATATTTTGGAGCTAAAGGACTTGCTTATATAAAACTTACTGCTGATGGAATAACTTCTCCTATTGCTAAATTTTTAAGTGAAGATGAAATGAAATCAATAATTGATAAAACAGAAGCAAAAACAGGAGATGTAATTTTTATAGTTGCTGATAAGAAAAAAGTTGTTCACTCTGCACTTGGAGCATTGAGACTAAGAATAGGTAAAGACTTAGAATTAATTAATAAAGATGATTTTAAATTTTTATGGGTTGTTGACTTCCCAATGTTTGATTATGATGAAGAAGAACAAAGATATAAGGCAGAACATCACCCATTTACTTCTATAAAAGCTGAAGATTTGGATAAGTTCTTAGCAGGGCAAACAGAAGATATTAGAACTAATACTTATGATTTAGTATTAAATGGTTCTGAAATAGGTGGAGGTTCTATAAGAATATTTAATCCACAAATTCAATCTATGGTGTTTGATAGACTAGGACTTTCTCAAGAAGAAGCAAAAGCTAAATTTGGTTTCTTCTTAGATGCTTTTAAATATGGAGCACCTCCTCATGGTGGATTAGCATTTGGTATAGATAGATGGCTTATGGTTATGTTAAAAGAAGAATCTATAAGAGATGTAATTCCTTTCCCTAAAACAAATAAAGGACAATGTCTAATGACAGAAGCACCTAATACTGTTGATGAAAAACAATTAGAAGAATTATTTATAAAATCTACTTATGAAAAATAG
- a CDS encoding toxin-antitoxin system YwqK family antitoxin produces the protein MKKLLSVLLLIFLLPLSACGGVKYEFKDGIMYEDGKEATGTFEFKIGKHKTKGNFVNGLPDELFERYYPDGSIMLKSSFLNGKYLKDEIYYKNGKLMSSFSNDKGLNLFYDDGQLVMTFNFQTGESSTYHENGNLLFVITQTKSTLYNENNKTLFEVKNGESINIGTTLKELEDGTFEILKDNKIIAKADAKGETLTYLYSTGEKLMTSNSVFGDTEIFFKNGVTFFKGDTESAKWFYKDGKIFYEFYKNQWRFFDTEGNQIISNFDNITNIKKID, from the coding sequence ATGAAAAAATTATTATCAGTATTATTACTAATCTTTCTATTGCCATTATCTGCCTGTGGGGGAGTAAAATATGAATTCAAAGATGGAATTATGTATGAGGATGGAAAAGAAGCCACTGGAACTTTTGAATTTAAAATAGGAAAACACAAAACTAAAGGAAACTTTGTAAATGGCTTACCTGACGAACTATTTGAAAGATATTATCCTGATGGGAGTATTATGTTGAAGAGTAGTTTTTTAAATGGTAAATACTTAAAAGATGAGATATATTATAAGAATGGTAAATTGATGTCTAGCTTTTCAAATGACAAAGGCTTAAATCTTTTCTATGATGATGGGCAATTAGTTATGACTTTTAATTTTCAAACAGGAGAAAGTTCAACCTACCATGAAAATGGAAATCTTTTATTTGTTATTACTCAAACTAAATCAACTCTATATAATGAAAATAATAAAACATTATTTGAAGTAAAAAATGGAGAATCAATAAATATTGGAACAACTTTAAAAGAATTAGAAGATGGAACATTTGAAATTCTAAAAGATAATAAAATCATAGCTAAAGCAGATGCTAAGGGAGAGACTTTAACTTATTTATACTCAACTGGAGAAAAGTTAATGACATCTAATTCTGTGTTTGGAGACACTGAAATCTTCTTTAAAAATGGAGTTACATTTTTTAAAGGAGATACAGAAAGTGCTAAGTGGTTCTATAAAGATGGAAAGATATTTTATGAATTTTATAAAAATCAATGGAGATTTTTTGATACTGAAGGAAATCAAATTATAAGTAACTTTGATAATATTACAAACATTAAAAAAATAGATTAG
- the hisS gene encoding histidine--tRNA ligase, whose product MELIRKPKGTKDIIGEDAVKYIYISNVTQKMFENYGYKFAKTPIFEETELFKRGIGEATDVVEKEMYTFKDKGDRSITLRPENTASMVRCYLENSIYAKEDISRFYYNGSMFRYERPQAGRQREFNQIGVEVFGEKSPILDAEVIAMGYNWLAKLGVTDLEVKINSVGSKGSRTIYREKLVEHFKSHLDDMCEDCKDRINRNPLRLLDCKVDGEKDFYKSAPSIIDYLFEDERKHYEEVKKYLTIFGIKFTEDPTLVRGLDYYSSTVFEIVTNKLGSQGTVLGGGRYDNLLKELGDKDIPAFGFAAGVERVMMLVDDYPKDIPDVYIAWLGDSTVETAMKIAEDLRKNDIKVYVDYSSKGMKAHMKKADKLETKYCIILGEDELNKDIVLLKDFSTREQKEVKIEEILNYIK is encoded by the coding sequence ATGGAATTAATAAGAAAACCAAAGGGAACAAAAGATATTATTGGTGAAGATGCAGTAAAATATATTTATATTTCGAATGTAACTCAGAAGATGTTTGAAAATTATGGTTATAAGTTTGCTAAAACTCCAATTTTTGAAGAAACTGAATTATTTAAAAGAGGTATAGGTGAAGCAACAGATGTTGTTGAAAAAGAAATGTACACTTTTAAAGACAAGGGAGATAGATCTATAACTCTAAGACCTGAAAATACTGCTTCAATGGTTAGATGTTATCTTGAAAACTCAATTTATGCTAAAGAAGACATCAGTAGATTCTACTATAATGGTTCAATGTTTAGATACGAAAGACCACAAGCTGGTAGACAAAGAGAATTTAACCAAATAGGAGTAGAAGTTTTTGGTGAAAAATCTCCTATACTTGATGCTGAAGTTATAGCTATGGGATATAATTGGCTTGCTAAACTAGGTGTTACAGATTTAGAAGTAAAAATAAATTCAGTAGGTTCTAAGGGTTCTCGTACTATTTATAGAGAAAAATTGGTTGAACACTTTAAGTCTCACTTAGATGATATGTGTGAAGATTGTAAAGATAGAATTAATAGAAATCCTTTAAGACTTTTAGATTGTAAAGTTGATGGGGAAAAAGATTTCTATAAATCTGCTCCAAGTATAATAGATTATCTTTTTGAAGATGAAAGAAAACACTATGAAGAAGTTAAAAAATATTTAACAATTTTTGGAATAAAATTTACAGAAGATCCAACTCTTGTTAGAGGACTTGATTATTATTCAAGTACAGTTTTTGAAATTGTAACTAATAAGCTTGGTTCACAAGGAACAGTTTTAGGTGGAGGAAGATATGATAATCTTTTAAAAGAATTAGGAGATAAAGATATTCCTGCTTTTGGTTTTGCTGCTGGAGTTGAAAGAGTTATGATGCTTGTTGATGATTATCCTAAAGATATTCCAGATGTCTATATTGCTTGGCTTGGAGATTCAACAGTTGAAACTGCTATGAAAATTGCAGAAGATTTAAGAAAAAATGATATAAAAGTTTATGTAGATTATTCTTCTAAGGGAATGAAAGCTCATATGAAAAAGGCTGATAAATTAGAAACAAAATATTGTATTATCCTTGGAGAAGATGAACTTAATAAAGATATAGTATTATTAAAAGATTTTTCTACAAGAGAACAAAAAGAAGTAAAAATTGAAGAAATTTTAAATTATATTAAATAA
- a CDS encoding replication-associated recombination protein A gives MNLFQKNYKNIEPLAYKLRPKSLEDFVGQEKLLGKDGVITRLILNSTLSNSIFYGPPGCGKSSLGEIISNTLDCNFEKLNATTASVSDIRNVVETAKRNIELYNKRTILFLDEIHRFNKNQQDALLSYTEDGTLTLIGATTENPYYNINNALLSRVMVFEFKALTNEDIVKLINKGLNFLNINMSDKIKEIIVDISQGDSRIALNYVEMYNNIHTQMNEDEIFSIFKERQVSFDKKQDKYDMISAFIKSVRGSDPDAAVYWLARLLDGGEDPKYMARRLFIEASEDIGMANPEALLIAHATMNACERIGMPEVRIILAHATIYLAISSKSNSAYEAIDGALADIKKGELQEVPMNICHDNVGYKYPHNYTDNFVKQKYMNKKKKYYKPGNNKNEKLIAEKLSKLWDE, from the coding sequence ATGAATTTATTTCAAAAAAATTATAAAAATATTGAACCTCTTGCATATAAATTACGACCTAAAAGCTTGGAAGATTTTGTAGGTCAAGAAAAACTTTTAGGAAAAGATGGAGTAATTACAAGACTTATTTTAAATTCTACTCTATCAAACTCTATTTTCTATGGTCCTCCTGGTTGTGGGAAAAGTAGTTTAGGAGAAATTATTTCTAATACTTTAGATTGTAATTTTGAAAAATTAAATGCAACTACTGCAAGTGTTTCAGATATAAGAAATGTAGTTGAAACAGCTAAAAGAAATATAGAACTCTACAATAAAAGGACTATATTATTTTTAGATGAAATTCATAGATTTAATAAAAATCAACAAGATGCTCTACTTTCTTATACAGAGGATGGAACACTTACTCTTATAGGGGCAACAACAGAAAATCCTTATTATAATATAAACAATGCCTTACTTTCAAGAGTTATGGTTTTTGAATTTAAAGCTCTTACTAATGAAGATATTGTAAAATTGATAAATAAAGGATTAAATTTTTTAAATATAAATATGAGTGATAAGATAAAAGAAATCATTGTTGATATATCACAAGGAGATTCAAGAATAGCCTTAAATTATGTTGAGATGTACAATAATATACACACTCAAATGAATGAAGATGAAATTTTTTCTATATTTAAAGAAAGGCAAGTTTCTTTTGACAAAAAGCAGGATAAATATGATATGATTTCAGCCTTTATTAAATCTGTGAGAGGAAGTGACCCTGATGCAGCAGTGTATTGGCTTGCTAGACTTTTAGATGGTGGAGAAGATCCAAAATATATGGCAAGAAGATTATTTATTGAGGCAAGTGAAGATATAGGAATGGCAAACCCAGAAGCACTTTTAATTGCCCATGCTACTATGAACGCCTGTGAAAGAATAGGTATGCCAGAAGTCAGAATAATACTGGCTCATGCTACTATATATCTTGCAATTTCTTCTAAATCTAATTCTGCTTATGAAGCAATAGATGGTGCTTTAGCTGATATAAAAAAAGGAGAATTACAGGAAGTCCCAATGAATATTTGTCATGATAATGTGGGATACAAATATCCTCATAACTACACTGATAATTTTGTTAAACAAAAATATATGAATAAAAAGAAAAAGTATTACAAACCTGGTAATAATAAAAATGAAAAATTGATAGCTGAAAAATTAAGCAAATTATGGGATGAATAG
- a CDS encoding heavy metal translocating P-type ATPase, which yields MENDIKLGAEVDNNQERDNKKLELKIDGISCQACVAKIERKLSKTNGVGKALVNISNNMADIEYDEKEIKASEIMKIIEKLGYTPKRREDLKDKEEALRAEKNLKSELTKSKIVIVLSLILMYISMSHMFGLPLPNILNPEINIVNYVLVQFIITITVMIIGKRFYKVGFRQLYMLSPNMDSLVAVGTSSAFVYSLYISYKIFADKNIHLMHSLYYESAAMIIAFVMLGKYLETLSKGKASAAIKKLVNFQAKKANIIRNGEIIEIGIEEVSKGDTVFIKPGEKIPVDGVIIEGHSTIDEAMITGESIPVEKSENDKVYSGSINKDGALKVTVNATEGETLISKIAKLVEDAQMTKAPIARLADKVSLIFVPTVIFIAIFAALLWWFLIKYNVVSVNQNPFEFVLTIFISILIIACPCSLGLATPTAIMVGTGKGAELGILIKSGEALEKLNQIDTIVFDKTGTLTEGTPKVIDIVSLDNIDKDEILKIAASMEVSSEHPLGKAVYDETKEKNINLYDVKNFLSISGRGVIGEIEAKKYLLGNKKLLLDNDIKDLHEEEIHKYELQGKTTILLANEEKLIAFITLADVVRNESLELIKKLKKENIKTYMLTGDNERTARVIAEKLGIDDVIAEVSPEDKYKKVKELQEQGKKVAMVGDGINDSPALAQADVGMAIGSGTDIAIESADIVLMGKDIETIFTAIRLSRATIKNIKENLFWAFFYNTCGIPIAGGLLYLFTGHLLNPMIAGLAMGMSSVSVVSNALRLKRFK from the coding sequence ATGGAAAATGATATAAAATTAGGAGCAGAGGTTGACAATAACCAAGAAAGAGATAACAAGAAATTAGAATTAAAAATAGATGGTATAAGTTGTCAAGCTTGTGTAGCAAAAATTGAAAGAAAACTATCAAAAACTAATGGAGTAGGAAAAGCTCTTGTCAATATTTCAAATAATATGGCAGATATTGAATATGATGAGAAAGAAATAAAAGCTAGTGAAATTATGAAAATAATTGAAAAACTAGGTTATACTCCAAAAAGAAGAGAAGATTTAAAAGATAAAGAAGAAGCTCTTAGAGCCGAAAAGAACTTAAAATCAGAATTGACTAAATCAAAAATTGTAATAGTTCTATCTTTGATACTGATGTATATTTCTATGAGCCATATGTTTGGATTGCCACTTCCAAATATACTTAATCCAGAAATAAATATTGTTAATTATGTACTAGTACAATTTATCATAACTATAACTGTTATGATAATTGGAAAAAGATTTTATAAGGTTGGTTTTAGACAGTTATATATGCTAAGTCCTAATATGGATAGCTTGGTAGCAGTGGGAACAAGTTCAGCATTTGTATACAGTTTGTATATAAGTTATAAAATATTTGCAGATAAGAATATACACTTAATGCACTCACTATATTATGAATCAGCTGCAATGATAATAGCCTTTGTAATGTTAGGAAAATACTTAGAAACTTTAAGTAAGGGTAAAGCTTCAGCTGCAATAAAAAAATTAGTAAATTTTCAAGCCAAAAAAGCTAATATCATAAGAAATGGTGAAATAATTGAAATAGGTATAGAAGAAGTATCAAAAGGAGATACAGTTTTTATAAAGCCTGGTGAGAAAATTCCAGTTGATGGTGTAATAATAGAAGGACATTCAACTATTGATGAAGCTATGATTACAGGAGAAAGCATCCCAGTTGAAAAGTCTGAAAATGATAAAGTATATAGTGGAAGTATAAATAAAGATGGAGCATTGAAAGTTACTGTAAATGCAACAGAAGGAGAAACACTAATATCAAAAATAGCAAAACTTGTTGAAGATGCACAAATGACAAAAGCACCAATAGCAAGACTTGCTGATAAAGTTTCTTTAATATTTGTTCCAACAGTTATTTTCATTGCTATTTTTGCAGCTTTACTTTGGTGGTTTTTAATAAAGTACAACGTAGTATCAGTAAATCAAAATCCATTTGAGTTTGTATTAACTATTTTTATATCTATACTTATAATTGCCTGTCCTTGTTCATTAGGACTTGCAACACCAACAGCTATAATGGTTGGAACAGGTAAAGGAGCAGAGTTAGGTATCTTAATAAAATCTGGTGAAGCATTGGAAAAATTAAATCAAATTGATACTATTGTTTTTGATAAAACAGGTACTTTGACAGAAGGGACACCAAAGGTTATAGACATAGTGAGCTTAGATAATATAGACAAAGATGAAATATTAAAAATAGCTGCTTCTATGGAAGTAAGCTCAGAACATCCACTAGGAAAAGCAGTTTATGATGAGACAAAAGAAAAGAATATAAATCTATATGATGTAAAAAATTTCTTGTCTATTTCAGGTAGGGGAGTAATTGGAGAAATTGAAGCTAAAAAATACTTACTAGGAAATAAAAAATTACTTCTTGATAATGATATAAAAGATTTACATGAAGAAGAAATACATAAGTATGAATTACAAGGAAAGACAACTATTCTTTTAGCTAATGAAGAAAAGTTAATAGCTTTTATAACACTGGCTGATGTTGTCAGAAATGAAAGTCTTGAACTTATAAAAAAATTAAAGAAAGAAAATATTAAAACATATATGCTTACTGGTGACAATGAAAGAACAGCAAGAGTTATAGCAGAAAAACTAGGAATAGATGATGTTATAGCAGAAGTATCACCTGAGGATAAATATAAAAAAGTTAAAGAATTACAAGAACAAGGTAAAAAAGTTGCAATGGTTGGAGATGGAATAAATGATTCTCCTGCACTAGCACAAGCAGATGTTGGAATGGCAATAGGAAGTGGAACAGATATTGCAATAGAAAGTGCTGATATAGTACTTATGGGAAAAGATATAGAAACTATTTTTACTGCTATAAGATTGAGTAGAGCAACTATAAAAAATATTAAAGAAAATTTATTTTGGGCATTTTTCTATAATACTTGTGGTATTCCAATAGCTGGAGGTTTACTATATTTATTTACAGGACACCTATTAAATCCTATGATAGCTGGGCTTGCTATGGGAATGAGTTCTGTATCAGTTGTAAGTAATGCTTTGAGATTAAAGAGATTTAAATAA